DNA sequence from the bacterium genome:
GCGCGGCGTCGGGGTGCGGGTGATGCTCAACCCGCACCGCTCCTCGGGTGACCGCGCCAACGACGACACGCACGCGGCGCTGAAGCGCGCCCACATCAACGTCGAATGGACCAGCCCGGCGTTCGCGGTGACGCACGAGAAGTCGATCGTGGTCGACGACCACACGGCGCTGATCGCGACCTTCAACCTGTGCACCAAGTACTTCACCGAGACGCGCGACTACGGCGTCGTCACCACCTGCCCCAGGGAGGTGAACGAGGTCATCGCCGGCTTCGAGGCCGACTGGAAGCGCGACGCCTTCGATCCGGCCGAGGAGTCGACGCTGCTGTGGAGCGCCACCAACGCCCGCCACCGCATGGCGTGGTTCATCGACGGCGCCAGGCACGAGCTGCTCATCCAGCATCCGAAGTTCGTCGACGCCACCATCGTCGAGCGCATCGCCGCGGCGCGCGACCGCGGCGTCAAGGTCGACCTGCTGTGCGGCGGCAAGCACGGCATCAGCGACTGGGACGTGCTCGACACCTTCGCCTCGCTGCGCCTGCTCGAGCGCGGCGGCGTCAAGGTGCGGCGGCAGAAGCACCTCAAGCTGCACGCCAAGCTGCTGCTGGTCGACGAGAAGCGCGCCCTGGTCGGCTCGATGAACATCGACCGCAGCGCCTTCGACCTGCGCCGCGAGCTCGGCGTGGTCACCGAGGCGGACGGCGTGGTGAAGCACCTGCGCAAGGTCTTCGAGCACGACTGGCACGAGGCCAAGCCGTACGAAGCGCCGGATCCGCTGCGCCCCGAGACGCACCACGAGGGCGAGCTGCCGCACGATCCGCACTTCCGGCATGAGTGAGCCGCCACGCCCGGCGCCGACGCTCGGCGCGCTGGCCGTCTGCTTCCTCCAGATCGCGCTGTCGAGCTTCGGCGGCGGCCTCTCGGCGTGGACGCGGCGGCTGGTGGTCGAGCAGCGGCGCTGGATGACCGACGAGCAGTTCCTCGGCGCGCTCACCATCGCCCGCCTGTTCCCCGGTCCGAACCAGGTGAACATGGCGATCTACGTCGGC
Encoded proteins:
- a CDS encoding cardiolipin synthase, giving the protein MAKKDEHRLIVQPDDGVAPVVELIDGAARSLRVKQFTLTDPDVIAAIQRAHGRGVGVRVMLNPHRSSGDRANDDTHAALKRAHINVEWTSPAFAVTHEKSIVVDDHTALIATFNLCTKYFTETRDYGVVTTCPREVNEVIAGFEADWKRDAFDPAEESTLLWSATNARHRMAWFIDGARHELLIQHPKFVDATIVERIAAARDRGVKVDLLCGGKHGISDWDVLDTFASLRLLERGGVKVRRQKHLKLHAKLLLVDEKRALVGSMNIDRSAFDLRRELGVVTEADGVVKHLRKVFEHDWHEAKPYEAPDPLRPETHHEGELPHDPHFRHE